Proteins from a genomic interval of Hippocampus zosterae strain Florida chromosome 14, ASM2543408v3, whole genome shotgun sequence:
- the LOC127614835 gene encoding transformer-2 protein homolog beta-like yields MSDTEKDFRDKEPQPGSGSSSPQRSAKSASRSPARSKEGSTHSRSRSRSRSRSKSKSRSRSHRSSRRNYSRSRSRSRRRRSRSRSGSRRRSHSRSPMSNRRRHIGNRANPDPNTCLGVFGLSLYTTERDLREVFSKYGPLADVNIVYDQQSRRSRGFAFVYFENYEDSKEAKEHANGMELDGRRIRVDFSITKRAHTPTPGIYMGRPT; encoded by the exons GAGCCACAGCCTGGCTCGGGGAGCTCCTCCCCACAGCGATCGGCAAAATCTGCCAGCCGCTCGCCGGCACGCTCCAAGGAAGGTTCCACCCATTCCAGGTCGAGGTCTCGCTCGCGTTCCAGATCCAAATCCAAATCTAG GTCTCGTTCCCACCGGAGCTCACGAAGGAACTATTCCCGCTCTCGCTCCcgctcccgccgccgccgttccCGAAGCCGCTCTGGCAGCCGGCGGAGGAGCCATAGCCGCTCGCCCATGTCCAACCGACGCAGGCATATTGGCAACAGG GCCAACCCTGACCCAAACACCTGCTTGGGCGTCTTTGGCCTGAGCCTGTACACGACTGAGCGGGACTTGCGGGAAGTGTTCTCCAAGTATGGCCCCCTGGCAGACGTCAACATAGTCTACGACCAGCAGTCCAGACGCTCCAGGGGCTTTGCCTTCGTCTACTTTGAGAACTATGAGGACTCTAAGGAG GCCAAGGAGCATGCCAACGGTATGGAGCTGGACGGCCGACGAATCCGGGTGGACTTCTCCATTACCAAACGAGCGCACACCCCCACACCTGGCATCTACATGGGACGACCCACATAG